In the Hordeum vulgare subsp. vulgare chromosome 7H, MorexV3_pseudomolecules_assembly, whole genome shotgun sequence genome, one interval contains:
- the LOC123410857 gene encoding peroxidase P7-like isoform X1, producing the protein MASRSCFSFSIVCVVAVMAFAILATASNAQPLDPHFYDKVCPAALPAIRKVVEEAVAVEPRMGASLLRLHFHDCFVNGCDGSILLDDTPLFTGEKKAAPNVNSVRGFDVIDRIKDAVNAACGGNVVSCADVVAVAARDSVVAILLQLGGPSYDVLLGRRDARVASQAAANKSIPAPTMDLDGLVSNFASHGLTAQDLVVLSGGHTLGFSRCTNFRDRLYNETATLDASLAAQLRGPCPLAAGDDNLAPLDPTPARFDGGYYGSLLRSRGLLHSDQQLLAGGPSPSPTDALVRFYAANPEAFRRDFADAMVRMGGLITGSGGEIRVDCRKVT; encoded by the exons ATGGCTTCCCGCAGCTGCTTCTCTTTCTCTATAGTGTGTGTTGTGGCAGTGATGGCGTTTGCTATCTTGGCCACGGCGAGCAATGCGCAGCCGCTAGACCCTCATTTCTACGACAAGGTGTGCCCGGCGGCGCTCCCCGCAATAAggaaggtcgtcgaggaggccgtCGCGGTGGAGCCGCGCATGGGGGCCTCGCTCCTGCGCCTGCACTTCCACGACTGCTTCGTCAAC GGGTGTGATGGGTCCATCCTGCTCGACGACACGCCCTTGTTCACAGGCGAGAAGAAGGCCGCACCCAACGTGAACTCGGTTCGCGGCTTCGACGTGATCGATCGCATCAAGGACGCCGTCAACGCCGCGTGCGGGGGCAACGTGGTGTCCTGCGCCGACGTCGTGGCCGTCGCAGCACGTGACTCCGTCGTCGCG ATATTGTTGCAGCTGGGAGGGCCGTCATACGACGTGCTTCTGGGCCGGAGGGACGCGCGGGTGGCGAGCCAAGCCGCAGCGAACAAGAGCATCCCAGCGCCGACCATGGACCTCGACGGCCTCGTCTCCAACTTCGCATCGCACGGCCTCACCGCGCAAGACCTGGTCGTGCTCTCGGGCGGCCACACGCTGGGCTTCTCCCGCTGCACCAACTTCCGTGACCGCCTGTACAACGAGACAGCCACATTGGACGCCTCCCTTGCCGCGCAGCTCAGGGGGCCCTGCCCGCTTGCCGCCGGCGACGACAACCTCGCGCCGCTTGACCCGACGCCAGCGCGGTTCGACGGCGGGTACTACGGCTCTTTGCTGCGCAGCCGGGGGCTGCTGCACTCGGACCAGCAGCTGCTCGCTGGCGGCCCCAGTCCTAGTCCCACGGACGCGCTCGTTAGGTTCTATGCCGCCAACCCGGAGGCGTTCAGGAGGGACTTCGCGGATGCCATGGTGAGGATGGGCGGTCTGATCACCGGGAGTGGCGGCGAGATCCGCGTCGACTGCAGGAAGGTGACTTGA
- the LOC123410857 gene encoding peroxidase P7-like isoform X2, with the protein MASRSCFSFSIVCVVAVMAFAILATASNAQPLDPHFYDKVCPAALPAIRKVVEEAVAVEPRMGASLLRLHFHDCFVNGCDGSILLDDTPLFTGEKKAAPNVNSVRGFDVIDRIKDAVNAACGGNVVSCADVVAVAARDSVVALGGPSYDVLLGRRDARVASQAAANKSIPAPTMDLDGLVSNFASHGLTAQDLVVLSGGHTLGFSRCTNFRDRLYNETATLDASLAAQLRGPCPLAAGDDNLAPLDPTPARFDGGYYGSLLRSRGLLHSDQQLLAGGPSPSPTDALVRFYAANPEAFRRDFADAMVRMGGLITGSGGEIRVDCRKVT; encoded by the exons ATGGCTTCCCGCAGCTGCTTCTCTTTCTCTATAGTGTGTGTTGTGGCAGTGATGGCGTTTGCTATCTTGGCCACGGCGAGCAATGCGCAGCCGCTAGACCCTCATTTCTACGACAAGGTGTGCCCGGCGGCGCTCCCCGCAATAAggaaggtcgtcgaggaggccgtCGCGGTGGAGCCGCGCATGGGGGCCTCGCTCCTGCGCCTGCACTTCCACGACTGCTTCGTCAAC GGGTGTGATGGGTCCATCCTGCTCGACGACACGCCCTTGTTCACAGGCGAGAAGAAGGCCGCACCCAACGTGAACTCGGTTCGCGGCTTCGACGTGATCGATCGCATCAAGGACGCCGTCAACGCCGCGTGCGGGGGCAACGTGGTGTCCTGCGCCGACGTCGTGGCCGTCGCAGCACGTGACTCCGTCGTCGCG CTGGGAGGGCCGTCATACGACGTGCTTCTGGGCCGGAGGGACGCGCGGGTGGCGAGCCAAGCCGCAGCGAACAAGAGCATCCCAGCGCCGACCATGGACCTCGACGGCCTCGTCTCCAACTTCGCATCGCACGGCCTCACCGCGCAAGACCTGGTCGTGCTCTCGGGCGGCCACACGCTGGGCTTCTCCCGCTGCACCAACTTCCGTGACCGCCTGTACAACGAGACAGCCACATTGGACGCCTCCCTTGCCGCGCAGCTCAGGGGGCCCTGCCCGCTTGCCGCCGGCGACGACAACCTCGCGCCGCTTGACCCGACGCCAGCGCGGTTCGACGGCGGGTACTACGGCTCTTTGCTGCGCAGCCGGGGGCTGCTGCACTCGGACCAGCAGCTGCTCGCTGGCGGCCCCAGTCCTAGTCCCACGGACGCGCTCGTTAGGTTCTATGCCGCCAACCCGGAGGCGTTCAGGAGGGACTTCGCGGATGCCATGGTGAGGATGGGCGGTCTGATCACCGGGAGTGGCGGCGAGATCCGCGTCGACTGCAGGAAGGTGACTTGA